The Herbiconiux sp. SALV-R1 nucleotide sequence ATGAGGCTCGCCACGATGACCAGCAGCAGGATGCGGCTGCCCTTGAAGTCGATGCGGGCGAGCACGTAGGCCGCCAGCGAGTCGAACACGAGGGCGCAGAGCGTCACGCCACCGGCGAACACGAAGCTGTTGAGGATCAGCCTCGCGAACGGCAGTTCGGTGAAGATGCGGGTGAAGTTGTCGAGCGTCCACTGGGTGGGCACGAGCGAGGGCGGGAACGCGTTCACCTCGGCCACCGGCTTGAAGGCGGTGAACACGATGATGATGATCGGCAGCAGCACGATGAGCGCCACCACGAGCATGGCCGCGAAGAACAGCCAGGGGCCTATTCTGCGCATCAGACGGTGTCTTTCTCACGGCGGCCGGTGATGAAGAACTGCACCAGGCTGAGGAGGAGGGTGGCGACCAGCAGCACGTACGACAGCGCCGAGGCGAACCCGAGGTCGAGGTCTTTGAAGCCCGACTGGTAGATCTGCATGACCACCGTCTGGGTGCTGCGGTAGGGGCCGCCGCCGGTGAGCACGTAGATCTGGTCGAAGGCCTGGAGCGCTGCGATCGTGGCGATGATGAGCACGAAGCCGGTGGTGTTGTTCAGCAGCGGCAGGGTGATGTTCTTGAACCGCGACCAGGGGCCTGCGCCGTCCATCTTCGCCGCCTCGTAGAGGCTGCCGGGGATCTCCTGGAGCCCCGCGAGGAAGACGATCATGTAGAACGCGAAGTTCTTCCACACCGCCACCAGCACCACCGTCGGCATCGCGAGCACCGGGTCTTGGAGCACGTTGCCGATGCGGATGCCGAAGGTCGACAGCCAGTAGTTCAGCAGGCCCACCTGCGGGTCGAGCAGGTACTGCCAGGCGAAGGCGGCGACCGCGAGCGACACGATGAACGGCAGGAACAGCCAGGTGCGGAAGACCCCGCGCAGCGGCAGCTTCGGGCTGTTCAGGGCCATCGCGAGCAGGAGGGCCAGGATGACCGCGGCCGGCGTGAACATCACCGTGTAGAGCACGGTGTTGCCCATCGCCCGCAGGATGTCGGGGTCGGTGAACACCTGCGCGTAGTTGTCGAAGCCGATGTACTCCTCGCGGCCGAAGCCGGAGGCGTCGGTGAACGACAGCCGCAGGGCCGAGACCATCGGCCAGAACACGAACAGGATGAGGATGGTCAGGGCCGGCAGCAGGAAGCCGACGATGGTGAGGCGGCGCTTGGCCTGGCCCCCGAGGGGGCCCCGCCCGCCGAGCTGCCCCGGGGGGCGGTATCGGCGTGCGGGGCGCGTGGCGTGCGTGGTCACTGGTCGTCGAGGGTGGCCTGGATGGCCGCCTGTCCGTCGGAGAGGAGGCTCGCGATGTCTCCACCCGCGAGGGCCTTCTGGGTCACCACGTCCATCTCAGTGAGCACGTCGGAGCTGTTCACGACGCCCGGGAGCAGCGCCCGGCTGGTGCCGGAGATCTCGGTGAGGGCGGCGACGGTGGGGTTCGACGCGACGGCCGAGGCGGGGATGTCGGTGCGCAGCGGCGGCCATCCCGAGCCGAGCGACCACTCGGTGGCGACGTCTTCGGAGAAGAAGTAGGAGAAGAACTTCTCGGCGGCGGCGACCTTGGCGTCGTCGGCCTGCGCGGTGATGCCCATCGAGACGCCGATGGCGGAGGCCGCCTGGTCGACGGGGCCGGCCGGGATGGCCGCGATGCCGTAGTCGATGCTGTTCTCGGTGGCGATCGACGACATCCACGGCCCGCCGATGGTCATCGCGACCTTGCCCGAAGAGAACAGGCCATCGGCTCCCACGCCATCGACCCCGGTGGGCGAGATCTTGTCGTTCGCCACCGCGTCGGCCCAGTACTTGAGGGTCTCGGCGTTCTCGGGCGAGTCGAGCACAGCGGTGGTGCCGTCTTCGACGATGTCGCCGCCGTTGCCGTAGAACAGGCTCGGCCACACGCCGTTGGCCACGGTGGCGTGGTCGGGCAGCACCATGCCGTACTGCTCGGGGGTGCCGTCGCCGTTCTCGTCGACGGTGAGCTTCTTGGCGGTGTCGACCCACTCGTCCCAGGTGGTGGGGAAGGCGGTGATGCCGGCGGCGTCGAACAGCGCCTTGTTGTAGTAGACCGCGAGGGGCACGAAACCGGTCGGCACGCCGTACGCGGTGCCGTCGACGGTCTCCATCTCGACCGCCTGCGGGTTGAGCTCGGCGGTGTTGCTGTCGGCGGAGGCGTAGAAGTCGGTGAGGTCGGTGAACGCGCCCTTGGCGGCGTAGACCGGGAGCCGTTCTGCGGGCATGGCCACCACATCCGGACCCTGATCGGCCGAGAGCGCGGTGAGCAGGGTGTCGTCGATGACGGCCCAGGTCTTCACCTCGGTGCTCACCTCCACCTCGTCTTGCGAGGCGTTGAAGTCATCGATGATGCCCTGCAGCACGTCACCGTCGGCCTCGGTGTAGCCGTGCCAGAAGGTCAGCCGCACGGGCCCGTCGGAGGCCGAGCCGGAGTCGCCGGAGGAGCAGGCGGCGAGCCCGAGGGAGGCGGTGGCCAGTACGGCTGCCGCGGCGAGGAGCTTTTTCATGGGAGGCCTTTCTGCTCGGCGACTGCTGTGTCGGCCGGCGGGACGTCATCGTCAGGGTCGGGATGCGGTGCTTTACAACGTTGTAAGTAAACGTTGTAAAAACAATGTAGCCCGACGGTCGCAGAGTGTCAACGACCTCAGGCCGCGAGCGTCGCCGACTCGCGCACGACCACGTCGAAGTCGACCAGCACCTGCTCGGGATGCGCTGGCCGCCCCGCCCCGGCGGCCATCCGCTGCACCAGCAGTTCCACCGCGCGCTGCGCGATCTGCTCGCGCCCGGGGTCGATGGTGGTGAGGCTCGGCACCGTGTACTGCGCCTCGTCGATGTTGTCGAAGCCGATCACCGCCACATCGTCGGGAACGCGGAGACCGTGCTCCTGCAGCACGCGCAGCGCACCGAGCGTGAGGGCGTCGTTGAGGCCGAACACCGCGTCGAACTCGGTACCCGACTCGATCAGGGCGCGCATCGAGGCCGCACCGTTGGCCCGGTGCCAGAGCGTGGTGAAGGTGACCAGCGCGGGGTCGAACGGGATGCCGGCCGCCGCGAGCGCCTCGGTGTAGCCCTGCAGGCGGAGCGCCGCCGAGCCGAGCACCTCGTTCTCGTGAGCGCCGATCACGGCGATGCGGCGTCGACCTGAGGCGATGAGGAACTCGGTCGCCGCCCGCGCGGCCTCGACGTTGCGCATGGTCACGTGGTCGACGGGGCCGTCGAAGATGCGCTCGCCGAGCAGCACCATCGGGTAGTCGACCTCGAGGTGGGCCGCGTCGTCCTGTCCCATGCCGAGCGGGCTGAAGATGAGGCCGTCGGTGAGGCGCATGCGCGGGCTCGTGAGCACGGCGATCTCGCGGTCGCGGTCGGCGCCGGTCTGCTCCACGAGCACGACGAGGTCGTGCGCCGCCGCCCGTGCGATCACCGCGTCGGCCAGCTCGGCGAAATAGCTGAGGCTGAGCTCGGGGAGCACCAGGCCGATGACCCCACTGCGGCCCGAGCGGAGGCTCCGCGCCGAGAGGTTCGGCTGGTAGCCGAGCTCGTCGATCGCGGCCTGCACGCGGCGCCTGGTCTCGGGGCGGATGTGCGCGAAGTTGTTGACCACGTTCGACACCGTCTTGATCGACACCCCGGCGAGCTGAGCCACGTCATGCAGTGTCGCCGCCATCGCCTGCCCTCCGTCGGTATGCCGCGCCTCGATGATACAACGTTGTAACCCGTCGCGGATGACCCGGCCACGCTGGCACGATTGCCTAACCTGAGCTTTTCTCTACGAATACGGGTGAAATGCGATGACCGTTTCCATATTCGAAGGTGATGGATTCGATGATTCCGCACTTCGCGACCACTACCTCAACTCGTCAGGCCGGATCGCTCACGTCGACGAGAGTTATCGAGCGCCACGCCAAGCACGCGGTGATGCGTTCTACCTGCTGACCGCCGTTGTATTCGAGCGCGATCGCATAGCGGCAGTCAGAGCCAAGCTCCGCGAGATCGCCGAGGTCGAGCGGTGGCACACGACCGACCAGGGCCGGGACGACCGTGGCCGAGCGAAGATCCTCAAGATGGCGCGCTACCTGGCTTCCAGTTCCGCAAGCGTGATCGTGGCGCAGTCGGAGATCTCGCCGTCCGACGGTGACGCCGAGCTCGCACGCAGACAGTGCTTCGCGACCTTGCTCGGTGACCTCTGCGCTCGGGGCGAGATCGCCCGCAACGGGCTGGTCGTGGTGGAACGACGGCGCGACTTCGGCCAACGCGCGCTCGACCAGAAGACTCTGCATCGTTTGCGGAGCACCGGCACGATCCATCGGAACCTGCTCGTCCATCAGGCTTCTCCGGGTGGTGAATGCATGCTGTGGGCACCGGACGTCGTCGCGTGGTCAGCACGTCAGATGGTCGTGCGGAATAACAAGGTGTACGTGGAACCTCTCGCGCGAGCCCGCTCCGTGCGCATCATCAGGGTGCGTTAAAGACGCAACCCCCGGCTGCCGCAGCTACACCAGGGGTCCTCACACCTGTCCGACCTAAGCCAGAGAGATGAGATTTGCTTAGACAATTCTCTCACGGACGAGTCGCTTGTCAACCCGCGGTCAGCCGACCTCGACGAGCACGCGCGGGAGTTCGAGGAGGAGTTCGCTGGCGAGGAAGCCGAGGGGGCCGACGGTGACGGCGAGGCGGTCGGCGGCCGCGGCGTGGGCGTAGGTGGCCCAGACGGCTGCCTCCTCGGGGGCGACACCGCGGGCGCAGAGGCCCGCGATCGCTCCGGAGAGCACGTCGCCGCTGCCGGAGGTGCCGAGGCCGCCGTGGCCGGTGCCGATCAGCCAGAGGCGGCCGTCGGGATGCGCGACCCGGCTCTGACACGAGACCACGGCATCGTAGGCACGGGCGAGGGCGCGCACGGTGCGGTCGATGTCGTCGTCGGAGTCGTCATCACCCGAACTCGAGCCCCCGCCGGAGGCGCCACCGCCCGAGTCGCCCTCGTCGAGCGCCTCGAGCAGCATCGTCGCCTCGCCCGGGTTGGGCGTGAGCACCAGCCTGCCCGCGAAAGCCGTGCGCGCATCCGATCGCGGCAGCACCCCCAGGGCGTAGGCGTCGAGCACGATCGTCGCCTCGTCACCGACCAGCCCCGGCAGCAGGTCGAGCATGCCGAGGGTCTGCTCGGCATCGTCGAGCCGGGGCCGACGAGCACCGCGTCTGCAGGCTCGAGGTCGTCGCGGGCGGCCTCGATCGAGGAGCCCACGATCTGCCCGTCGTGCTCCGCCAGCGCCACCACGCCGCTCTCCCGCAGGGCGACGGCGGCGGTGATCGCCGCGCCCTCGGACAGCGCGACGGTGAGGCGCCCGGCGCCGACCCGCAGCGACGCTTCGGCGGCGAGCAGCGCGGCGCCCGGCGACCGTCGGTCTCCGCCGACCACCACCACCTGGCCGCGGTCGTACTTCGAGGCGCCCGCCGAGGGGAGCTCCCACTCCCGCAGCACCGCCGGCGTCACGACGACGGGCGCGGTCTCGGCGTCGGGGTGCTCAGTGGGCCCGCTCATCGGTGTCTCCCTTGTGCTCGGTGGTCTCGACACCCTGTCGATCGAGATGGTCGTGCGCGGCGAACTCCGCCAGTGTCCACAGCCCTTCACCGTCCGGGCGTTCGAGCCGGGTGACGGAGGCGTTCGTCACGACGTTGCCGCGCGCGAAATCGAGCAGCTCCTGCTCGCCGAGCCCCGTGCAGACGGCGAGGAACAGAATCACGACGGCGTCGTGGGCCACGACGAGCAGCGTGCCTCCGTCGCCTGCCCGGTCGACGCCGGCGTCGCCGAGGAAGGAACGGATGCGCAGCGCGACATCCGCCCACGACTCACCTCCCGGCGGGCGGTGGTAGAACTTGCCCAGGTGCCGCCGCCGCGCGGCCTCCTCGGGGTAGCGCCGCTCGACGCCGAGCGCGGTGAGCCGGTCGAGGATGCCGAGCTCGCGATCGCGCAGCCTCTCATCGACGCGCGGAGCCAGCCTGAGACCCGCGACAGCGACCGCGAGCTCGGTGGTCTGCCGGGCCCGCAGGTACGGCGAACTCCAGATCGCGGCCGGAACCCCGTCGGAGGCGTGCTCCGCGAGCCAGGTGCCGAACGCCGCAGCCTGCTCCTCGCCGGTCGCCGAGAGCGGCACGTCGGCGTCTCGCCACTCGACGTCGATGGTCTCGGCGCCGCTTCGTTGCGCGGCTGTCGCGATCGGGTTCGCCTCGCTCTCGCCGTGCCTGACCAGCCAGATCTCGCTCGCGCCCATCACCTCACGCTAGAACGAAGTGCGGCCCCCGCCTCCCCCCTTGACGGGGCGCCCGTGGGCGCACAGTCGGAGGATGGCGAGGGCCGGGCCGAGCCGGGCTACTTCTTCTCGGTGACCACCACGGTGAAGGTGAGCGGCTGGATGCCGCCGTCGGAGTTGGTCATGGTGACCTCGGTCTCACCCACCCCCACGGCCTCGACGCCGGGGTTGAACTCGGCGCTGGAGTCGCTGCCGCCCTTGGTGAAGGTGGCGACGGCGGTGTCGGCGACCTCTCCGGAGTAGCTGTCGGTGGCGAGGTCGCCGGTGTTGATGTTGAGCACCTGGCCGACCACGAGGTCGACGGTCTCGCCCTGGAGGTCGTTCGCCTCCATCGTGACCGGGGCGATGACGTCGCCGCCGTCGGGGGTGTCGGCGGTGTTCGAGGAGGCGGTGCAGGCGCTGAGCCCGGCCGCCGCGACCACGATGGCGGCCGCCGCGAGGATTCTGGTGAGAGTCATGGCGTCAGTATCCCAGTCGCGGCGGCCGCCGCGGGTCACGATCCGGACACGCGCTCCGGCTCGCCGGCGCCCGTGGTCGGGTCGCCGAGGGCCTTCTCGTCGGTGCCGGCCTTCTTGTCGTTGCGGGTCTTCAGCAGGCTCGCCACCGTCGCGACGGTGATGGTGGCCCCGATGAACAGCAACGAGAACCAGATCGGGATCTCGGGCACCCACAGCAGCGGCTCGCCACCGTTGATGAAGGGCAGCTCGTTGACGTGCAGCGCGTGGAAGACGAGCTTCAGCCCGATGAAGGCGAGGATGACGGCGAGACCCTGCGACAGGTACACCAGCCGCTCGAGCAGCCCGCCGATGAGGAAGAACAGCTGTCGGAGCCCCATCAGCGCGAAGGCGTTCGCCGTGAACACGAGGTACGCCTCCTCGGTGAGCCCGTAGATGGCGGGGATGGAGTCGACGGCGAACACCAGGTCGATGAATCCGATGGCCACGATGGTGAGCAGCATCGGGGTGACGAAGCGCTTGCCGCTCTTCAGCACGGTGAGCTTGTCGTCGTGGTACTCGTCGGTGACGGGGAGGATGCGGCGCACCAGCTTCATGAAGCGGCCGTCGGCGGGGTTCGACTCGTGGTTCGAGAACGCCTGACGCCAGGCCAGGAACAGCAGCAGAGCGCCGAAGACGTAGAAGATCCACGACAGGTTCTCGATGAGCGTGGCGCCGATGGCGATGAAGCCGCCGCGCAGGATGAGGGCGATGACGATGCCGATCATCAGCACCTTCTGCTGGTAGGCCTTCGGCACCGCGAAGCCGCTCATGACGATGAGGAAGACGAACAGGTTGTCGATCGACAGCGCCTTCTCGGTGAGGTAGCCGGCGAAGTACTCGCCGCCGTAGGTCCAGCCGGAGAAGATGCCGACGCCGACGCCGAACAGCACGGCGAGCCCGATGTAGAACGCGGACCAGCGGGCCGACTCCCCGATGGAGGGTTCGTGCGGCTTGCGCACGTGGGCGAAGAACTCGTAGACGAAGAAGGCGATCGTCACGGCGATCGTGATGATCCAGACGAGAGGGGTGATCTGCACGGCGTGCTCCAAGGGTCGGCGGACTGCGGTCTGCCAAGGTCTCCTCCATACCGGCCGAAGCCGGTACCGATGGCCCGGGACGCATCGTCGAGTCCGTATTGGCGGGCCTACCGCAGTCGGGAGTACTCCCCTTGTGTGCCCTCAGTGTATCCCGATTTCCTGGAGATCGGCTCATGCCCGAGCGGGAATGGAGGGCAGGGCACAGTGGAGCCATGTCAGACTCCGTCGCCACGGCCGCGCTGGCCGATGTCTCCCTCCGCCTCGACGTCGCCCTCGGCATGGCGCCGCCCGCCCTCCGGCCCGTCTCGGCGGAGGCCGTCTTCTCCGGACCGGCCGTGCCGGTCGCCCACGTCGGCAGCGTCGACGTCATCCTCATGGCCATCGACGACGCCGCACCCGGGTCGGTGCTCGTGGTCGACAACGGCGGCCGCGACGACGAGGCCTGCGTCGGCGACCTCCTCACCCTCGAGGCGTCGAAGGCGGGCCTCGCCGGCATCGTCATCTGGGGCCGGCACCGCGACACCGCTCAGCTCCGCGAGATCGCGCTGCCGGTGTTCAGCCTGGGCGCGCATCCTTTCGGCCCCCGTTTCGCGCGAGCCCCCGGCGCTCCCGGCTCCCCCGTGTCGATCGCAGGCACGGTGGTGCGCGCCGGCGATCTCGTGGTGGCCGACGACGACGGCGTCGTGTTCGCGCCCGCCGACCGCGCCGAGGAGCTCGTGGCGGCAGCCCTCGCCCTGCAGCAGCTCGAGGGCTCGCAGGCGGAGCGGATGCGCGCCGGCGAGACCCTGCGCACCCAGCTCGACTTCGCCGCCTTCCGCGAGGCCCAGCGCACCGACCCCACCCTCACCCTCCGCGCCCACCTGGCCCGCATCGCCAAGGCCATCGAGGTCTGACCCGGCTACCGGCCCGACAAGCCGCACGACCTCACAGCGCGGCGAGCCACTCCCCCCAGCGCGCCTTCCACGCGTCGGTCGAGCCCACGTCGGGAAGCTTCTCGTGGGTGACGGTGAGACGGATGCGGTCGCCGGCAGCCGGGTCGATCGTGAACATCAGCACGCCGAGTGGCTCGCCCGCGGCGTCGGCGAGGGAGAACCGCAGCGACTTCGAGGCGGGCTTCGACCGCAGCACGGTGGTGAACCCGGCGAGCAGCTGAGAGCGCCGCTCGTCGTCGAGCAACCTCCCGCGCAGCTCGTCGGCGTCGAGCTCGAGCAGCCGCGAGCGACTCACCGTGAAGGTGCCGCCGGGCATCTGCCCGGGCAGCCGCAGCCCCACGATGCGCTCGTAGCCCACGGTCACGCCCTGCGCCCACCAGCCGCTCAGCTGCGGATCGCTCTCCTGCACCCACGCGGCGATCGCGGGGTGACCGGTCAGCGGTCAGAAGTCGAAGGGGTCGGAGCCCGAGAACGATGAGCGCCAGGAGCCGCGTGAGCCGAGGTAGGAGCCGACCACGGCGACGCCGAGGTCGTCGGCCTCGGGCGCCATGACCGAGCCGCCGACGCGGCGGGCCATGGAGTCGATGAAGCGGGCGAGCCCCGCATCCTCCCCCAGCCTGAAGAAGGTGACCCGGGCGCCGAGCCGGCCGGCGTTGTCGAGCTCGCGCACCGCGTAGGCGATGGTGATCGGATGCGGCGGGTAGTCGAAGAACACCTCGCCGTTCGCCTCCAGGTGCGAGGTCGGTTCGCCGTCGGTGACGATGAGCAGCACCGGCTGGGCGTTCGGATGCTTGCGGAAGTGCCGGTTCGCCAGCAGCAGGGCGTGGTGCAGATTCGTGCCCTTGTCCCACTTGGCGTCGAGGCCGACCAGCTCCTCGATCTCCATCACGGCGGCGTGCCGGCCGAAGCCGATGAGCTGCAGGTCGTCGCCGCGGAACCGGCTCGAGATGAGCGTGTGGAGCGCCAGTGCGGTGCGCTTCATCGGCACCCACCGCCCGTCCATCGCCATCGAGAACGAGGTGTCGACGAGCAGGGCCACCGCGGCCTGCGTGCGCGCCTCGGTCTCCTGCACCTCGACGTCGTCGATGCGGATGCGCACCCGGCTCCCGCGGTCGGCACCCGCCGGGCGCTCCCCGGCCGAGCTCACCACGGCGTTGGTGATGGTGCGGGTGACCTCCCACGGCTCGGTGTCGCCGAACACCCACGGCCGGGTCGCGCCCGAGAGATCGCCGGCGGCACCCGCCTGCCGCAGCTCACGGGCCCCGGTACGGCCCGACATGCGGTCGGCGACATCACGCAGCAGCGCCTTGCCGAGCTGCCGCATCGCCTTGGGGGTGAGCTTCAGCCGCCCGTCAGAGCCGCGCTTCATCGCCCCCGAGTCGCGCAGCGCCCGCTCGAGCTGCTGCAGGGTGCGCGCGTCGACCGCCGACTCCTCGCCGAGCTGCCGCGAGAGCGCCTCGAGGTCGAGGTCGTCGATGCGCGAGCCCTCGTAGCCCTGGGCGAGCTGCTCCGAGAGGGCGTCGAGCTCGGCGAGGTCTTGGAAGACGCCGGTGCCGTCACCGAGGCCGAGCCCCTGCTCGCCCTCCATCGACTCGGCTCCGCTCCAGTCCTCGCCGGGGCGGAGGGCCCGCAGGTTGCCGTCGAGCTCGCCGAGCGACGCCATGAGCTCGGGCGAGCCGAAGGCCTGCTGGGCGAGCGCGTCGAGTTCCGCGCGCTGTTCGGGGGTCATGGAGTTGCGCATCCGCTGCCCCGCCGCCGCCCGGGCTGCGAGGGTGTCGAGCAGCTCGTCGACGGTCGACGGGTTCTCGGGGAAGAACGCGCCATGCCGGGCCATGAAGCGCTCGAACAGCTCGTCGGTGTCGTCGCCGCGCCGGTGGGCGGCGAGCAGCCGGTTGAGGTCGGCGAGCATGTCGTTCACGGCGGTGCGGTCGTCGTCGGTGGCGTTCTCGAGCGCCTCCTTGAAGCCGGCGAAACGCTGGTCGAGCAGCTCCCGGCCGAGCAGGTCTTTGATGGCCTCGAAGTCGGCGCGCGCCTCGGAGCTCCGCCAGGAGTAGCCGTTCAACTCGTTCACCGCAGCGGCGGGCGAGGGCGGGAGCGCCCCGATCTGCAGCTCGGCGAGGGCGCGGTCGCCCTCGTCCATGTCGACGTCTCTGGCCAGCTGCTTGCGTTCGGCGAGCACCGCCTTGTCGAGCAGGCGCTTCACCTCCTGCAGTGTGCCGTCGAGCTTGTTGTCGCGGGTGAGCTGCTCGCGGCGCTCGGCCACGCGGCGGGCGAGCTCGTCGAGGCCCGCGCGGTCTCGGCCCGAGGCGTCGCGCCCGCTGCGGCGCAGGTACTCGCGCAGCGCCTGCTCGGGCGAGTAGCCCGCCATCACCTCGTCGCCGATGGCATCGAGCGCCTCGCTGAGGTCGACCGGAGGCGCCAGCGGGTCGGGCCCGCCGTCGTACTTGCCGTACCGGGCGCCCCTGCCGAGCCTGCGGTTCTGCCTAGCCATAGACGGTCTCGCCGCCGCCCGTCTCCTTGCTCACCCGCCGGGCGAGGTAGAGCCCCTCCAGCGCGAGCTCGACGGCTCCGGCCCGCTCGCCGTCGTTGCGGGCGCCGAGCCGGTCGCAGATCTGGTCGTACAGCTCCGACTCGCCGAGCGCGGGCAGCCCGGCGAGCACGTCGCGTGCCGACACCTGCTCACCGGTGGTGACGAGCGCGCCCGCCTCGAGGGCGTCGACCAGCACGGAGAAGTCGATGCCGCGGAAGTGCTCGCGCACCGTCTCGGCGGTCGCCGTGCGGAGCAGGTGGTCGAGGATGTCGTCCTCCCGCCCTTCCTCGCCGGTCTCGAACTCGATCTTGCCGCCCAGCACGTCGACAGCCGTCTCGAGGTCGACGGGCCGGGCCACCGCGACGTCCTCACCCTGGCGGGACGCCCGGTGCAGCGCCGCGGCGGCGATCGTCTCGGCGCCGGCGATCGCGAAGCGCGCGCTCACACCGCTGCGCTGATCGACCGAGCTCGACGACCGCAGCGCCCTGGTGAATCGGGCGAGCACCTCGATGAGGTGGTCGGGCACCTCGGCGACGAGCTCGGCCTCCTGGCGGATGACCGCCACCTCGTCGGCGAGCTCGGTCGGGTAGTGGGTGCGGATCTCGGCGCCGAACCGATCTTTCAGCGGCGTGATGATGCGGCCGCGGTTGGTGTAGTCCTCGGGGTTCGCGCTCGCCACGACGAGCACGTCGAGCGGCAGCCGCAGCACGTAGCCGCGGATCTGGATGTCGCGCTCCTCCATCACGTTGAGCATCGCCACCTGGATGCGCTCGGCCAGGTCGGGCAGCTCGTTGATGGCCACGATGCCGCGGTGGCTGCGCGGGATGAGGCCGAAGTGGATGGTCTCGGGGTCGCCGAGCGACCGCCCCTCGACGACCTTCATCGGGTCGACGTCGCCGATGAGGTCGGCGACGCTCGTGTCGGGAGTGGCGAGCTTCTCGACGTAGCGCTCCGAACGGTGCTTCCAGGCGATCGGCAGCGCGTCGCCGAGCTCCGCCGCACGACGGATGCTCGCCACGGTGATCGGATCGTACGGATGCTCCCCCAGCTCCGAGCCCTCGATGACGGGCGTCCACTCGTCGAGCAGGCCCGAGAGCGTGCGCAGGAGCCTGGTCTTGCCCTGGCCGCGCTCCCCCAGTAGCACCACGTCGTGGCCTGCGATGAGCGCCCGCTCGAGCTGCGGGATGACCGTCGACTCGAAGCCGTGGAGGCCGGGCCACGGATCGCGACCCACACGCAGCGCCGCGAGCAGGTTGTCGCGGATCTCGGCCCGCAGGCTCTTCTGAACATGCCCCGCCGCGCGGAGCTCTCCGACCGTTGCTGAGTTGGGGTGCGCCATTCCTTACACGTTACGCCCGCATCCGGGCCCCGATGTCGATCGCAGGAAACCCGCAGACGACGTCGAGCGCGGGGCTCAGAGGGCTCCGGTCGCCGCCCGCTCCACGACGGTGGGCGTGCCGTCGAACACGAGCAGCCGGTCGGCGAGCTTGTCGACGAAGAAGCGGTCGTGGCTCACCACGAGCACGGCGCCCGGGAAGTGCGTGAGCGCCCGCTCCATCACCTGCGTGCTGGTGATGTCGAGGTGGTTGGTGGGCTCGTCGAGGATGATGACCGCGGCCCCCGAGAGCAGGCACTGCGCGATGGCCACACGGGCACGCTGACCGCCCGACAGATTCCCGATGCGCTGCTGCAGGTCGGCATCGGAGAACTGCAGCATGGCGAGGAACCGGGCGACGCTCTTCTTCGTGGCGCTGAAGGCGAGCGAGTCGGGGTAGGCGTTCACGGCGTGGCCGACGGTGTCGGTGAGGTCGAGCTCGGCGAAGACGCGGTTGTAGGAGACGTACCGCACGCCCTTGGCCCAGCGGATCTGCCCGGAGTCGGCCTCGGTCTCCCCCGTGAGCACGTCGAGCAGCGTCGACTTGCCCGAGCCGTTCGCGCCGAGCACGGCGATGCGGTCGCCGCGGTGCAGGCTGAAGCTGAGGTTCTCGAACAGCGGGGTGCCGCCGAAGCCTTTGCCGAGCCGCACCACCTCGAGCA carries:
- a CDS encoding VWA domain-containing protein, encoding MARQNRRLGRGARYGKYDGGPDPLAPPVDLSEALDAIGDEVMAGYSPEQALREYLRRSGRDASGRDRAGLDELARRVAERREQLTRDNKLDGTLQEVKRLLDKAVLAERKQLARDVDMDEGDRALAELQIGALPPSPAAAVNELNGYSWRSSEARADFEAIKDLLGRELLDQRFAGFKEALENATDDDRTAVNDMLADLNRLLAAHRRGDDTDELFERFMARHGAFFPENPSTVDELLDTLAARAAAGQRMRNSMTPEQRAELDALAQQAFGSPELMASLGELDGNLRALRPGEDWSGAESMEGEQGLGLGDGTGVFQDLAELDALSEQLAQGYEGSRIDDLDLEALSRQLGEESAVDARTLQQLERALRDSGAMKRGSDGRLKLTPKAMRQLGKALLRDVADRMSGRTGARELRQAGAAGDLSGATRPWVFGDTEPWEVTRTITNAVVSSAGERPAGADRGSRVRIRIDDVEVQETEARTQAAVALLVDTSFSMAMDGRWVPMKRTALALHTLISSRFRGDDLQLIGFGRHAAVMEIEELVGLDAKWDKGTNLHHALLLANRHFRKHPNAQPVLLIVTDGEPTSHLEANGEVFFDYPPHPITIAYAVRELDNAGRLGARVTFFRLGEDAGLARFIDSMARRVGGSVMAPEADDLGVAVVGSYLGSRGSWRSSFSGSDPFDF
- a CDS encoding magnesium chelatase, with amino-acid sequence MAHPNSATVGELRAAGHVQKSLRAEIRDNLLAALRVGRDPWPGLHGFESTVIPQLERALIAGHDVVLLGERGQGKTRLLRTLSGLLDEWTPVIEGSELGEHPYDPITVASIRRAAELGDALPIAWKHRSERYVEKLATPDTSVADLIGDVDPMKVVEGRSLGDPETIHFGLIPRSHRGIVAINELPDLAERIQVAMLNVMEERDIQIRGYVLRLPLDVLVVASANPEDYTNRGRIITPLKDRFGAEIRTHYPTELADEVAVIRQEAELVAEVPDHLIEVLARFTRALRSSSSVDQRSGVSARFAIAGAETIAAAALHRASRQGEDVAVARPVDLETAVDVLGGKIEFETGEEGREDDILDHLLRTATAETVREHFRGIDFSVLVDALEAGALVTTGEQVSARDVLAGLPALGESELYDQICDRLGARNDGERAGAVELALEGLYLARRVSKETGGGETVYG